The DNA segment CGGAGAACCAGCCGGACCAGTCGTCCTCGATCTGCCGGTAGTTCTGCCGGCGGCAGGTGATCACCACGCGGGCCAGCCCGGTCGGCAGATCCGCGTCCTCGTCCGCGGTGACGAACCGATGGACGGCGACCCGGACCGCGTCGTAGGTCGGCTGGGCCACCTCGTCGAGGCCGTCCAGCAGCACCACGATGCGGCCGCGCCGGAGCAGACGCCGGAACAGCGCCCGCGGATTGCCGTGGCCGGTGCGCTTGGCCAGCACGTCGAGGATGTGATCCTCCAGCTTGCCGCCGCGAGCGAGGAAGTCGGCGATCTGGCGCAGGGTCAACAGGATCGGGATCTCACCGGTACGGCCGATCTGGTTGAGGTCGCTGTCGCCGGCGGCGCGGCGCAGGAGGCCGGCGCCGTACGCCTTCAGGAGTGTGGATTTACCTGTTCCGGGGTCACCCAGGATGACGATGCGGTGCGGCCCGGACTCGGACAGCAGAGTGGACGCGGCGACCTGCGTACCGCTGCCCTCCCCCTCGGCCTGCACCGACAGGGAGATGTACGAGTCGGCGAGGCCGAGCGTCTCCTCGCGGTTGAGATAGATGTTGCGCAGCGTGCCGTACTCGGCGAGGAACCAGGTGCGGTACCGCCGCTGCGGCCGGCCCCACGCCCGGGTCAGCCAGCCGAGCAGGTTCGCCAGTCCGGTGCGGACCTGGCGGAAGAGCAGCGCGAGCGCCGGGAGGGCGAAGGCCAGGATGATGCCGACCTCGTCGGCGCTGAGGCCGAGATGCGCCTCGAACCACTCTTCCACACGCCCCCCTGGTCTGTCGGCGCATACATTCGCAGAAGCCGCGTGAAGATCACAACGCGGAGGACCTCGATGGACGGCGGATCATCCGAGTTGGGGTGGGCGGTACAGCCGATTGACGCTGATTGATAGGGGTGCCTACGGTCGCGGGCAGTAGACGTCTTCGGGCCGGTCGTCAGTCAGTGACCGGTCGATCTCCGCATGGGACCACCAACCCCAGGAACTCCGTCCGCCACGCCGGCGCGGCGGCGTGGCGCTTCGCCGAAGGGGGCGAGGCACCACCATGGCGGCACCGAATCATGCACCGCGGAATCTCGTACGGGCGGCGACCGTCCTGCTCATGCTGGTCGTCGTCGGGCTGGCGGGCGCGCCGACGTCGCACGCCGGCGGCAAGCCCACGATCAGCAAGGAGGCGTTCGGCAGCGTCGGCGGCCAGGCCGTCGAACGGTACACGCTGACCAACGGGCGCCTGCGCGTGCGGATCCTCACCTATGGCGGGATCCTGCAGACCGTCGAGACACCGGACCGGCACGGCACGCTCACGAATGTGACGCTGGGCTTCCCCGACCTGGCCGGCTACGTCGGCAGCGGCAACCCGCCCTACTTCGGCGCGATCATCGGCCGGTACGGCAACCGTATCGCGAAGGGCACGTTCACCCTGGACGGCGTCACCCACCACCTGGCGATCAACAACGACCCGAACCACCTGCACGGCGGTGTCACGGGTTTCGACAAGCGGGTCTGGCAGGCCACGCCGCTCGTCGGGCGTGACACGGTCGGCCTGAGGCTGACGCGGACCAGCCCGGACGGCGAGGAGAGCTATCCGGGCACGCTGCGCACCACGGTCACCTACACGCTCACCCGTGACCTGGGCATCCGGATGGACTACCGGGCCACCACCGACGAGGCGACGATCGTGAACCTCACGAACCACGCCTACTGGAACCTCGGCGGCGAGGGCACCGGCACCATCGACGACCACCGGCTGCTGATCAACGCGAGCCGGTACACGCCCGTCGACGCCACGCTGATCCCGACCGGCGCGATCGACCGGGTGGCCGGCACGCCGATGGACTTCACGAAGCCGGCCGCGATCGGGGCCGGGAACAGGAGCGGTTTCCCGCAGATCGTGTACGGCCGGGGTTACGACCACAACTGGGTCCTGAACCCGTTCACCGGCCTCGGAACGGCGGCGAAGGTCACCGACCGGGGCAGCGGGCGCACGCTCACCGTGCTGACCACCGAACCCGGACTCCAGTTCTACGCCGGCAACTTCCTCGACGGGACGCTCTATGGGACGAGCGGCCGCGCGTACCGGCAGGGTGATGGTTTCGCCCTGGAGACCCAGCACTTCCCCGACTCACCGAACCACGCGAACTTCCCGTCGACC comes from the Actinoplanes sp. OR16 genome and includes:
- a CDS encoding aldose epimerase family protein, with the protein product MAAPNHAPRNLVRAATVLLMLVVVGLAGAPTSHAGGKPTISKEAFGSVGGQAVERYTLTNGRLRVRILTYGGILQTVETPDRHGTLTNVTLGFPDLAGYVGSGNPPYFGAIIGRYGNRIAKGTFTLDGVTHHLAINNDPNHLHGGVTGFDKRVWQATPLVGRDTVGLRLTRTSPDGEESYPGTLRTTVTYTLTRDLGIRMDYRATTDEATIVNLTNHAYWNLGGEGTGTIDDHRLLINASRYTPVDATLIPTGAIDRVAGTPMDFTKPAAIGAGNRSGFPQIVYGRGYDHNWVLNPFTGLGTAAKVTDRGSGRTLTVLTTEPGLQFYAGNFLDGTLYGTSGRAYRQGDGFALETQHFPDSPNHANFPSTVLRPGGVYATTTVYQFGISR